A genomic region of Runella rosea contains the following coding sequences:
- a CDS encoding cation-translocating P-type ATPase: MMTQHWHLLSPEEALKLQHSSPTGLTTSVAQQKLQSEGRNELKTKKKKSPIFLFLQQFLNVMILVLIVGAVVSGIVGELSDTIVILVIILLNAVIGFVQEYRAEKAMEALGKLAVPTTKVIRDGKPTDIPSPELVKGDLVLLEAGAAVPADLRLMEVHSLKIEEAGLTGESQPVDKTTDPLDDKSLPLGDRTNMAFSGTNVTNGRAQGVVVATGMDTELGKIAGMLQEEGSETPLQKRMGDFGRRLTIIILLLCGVLFLAGYLRGEEIGNMLLTSISLAVAAIPEALPAVITVSLALGAGRLAKRNALVRKLYAVETLGSVTYICTDKTGTLTKNKMEVVDLWVTNEADQMRMVQAMALNQDVKKQDNILTGDPTEVAILNYAQTQESFDKQWRKKNKRVHELPFDSDRKAMTTIHEYDGKFLVISKGAAESIAQISIGDDTVIKEQEERMAQEGMRVLGFATKVLDALPADITIETIEKDLDFLGLVGLIDPPREEAKKAIHECKSAGIVPVMITGDHPLTAASIAREIGILDNDQQKVITGKELAAMSERKFAKEVLDIRVYARVSPEQKLNIVKALQNRDQFVSMTGDGVNDAPSLKRANIGIAMGITGTDVTKEAAHMILLDDNFATIIKAVREGRRIYDNITKFIKYIMTGNAAEIWSIFLAPLIGLPIPLLPVHILWVNLVTDGLPALALAAEPAEKGIMSHPPRDPKESIFAKGVGRHIIWVGILVGLLTVGTQWYEINSGADHWQTIVFTVLCLSQLWHVMAVRSHKESLFSQGLLGNKTLLGAVLLTIALQMAVIYVPFLNNFFHTQPLTLEELAVAFGVSSITFWAVEVEKTFKRNKK, encoded by the coding sequence ATGATGACACAACACTGGCATTTACTTTCCCCAGAAGAGGCTTTAAAACTGCAGCACAGCTCACCAACTGGCCTGACAACTTCGGTAGCGCAGCAAAAACTGCAAAGCGAAGGACGTAACGAATTGAAGACCAAGAAGAAAAAATCGCCCATTTTCCTTTTTCTCCAACAGTTTCTGAACGTCATGATTCTGGTGCTCATCGTGGGGGCCGTGGTGTCGGGGATTGTGGGCGAGTTATCGGATACTATTGTTATTTTGGTCATCATTCTTCTCAATGCCGTCATTGGTTTTGTGCAGGAATACCGCGCCGAAAAAGCCATGGAAGCGCTCGGGAAACTGGCGGTTCCAACCACCAAAGTCATCCGCGACGGCAAACCCACCGATATTCCCTCCCCTGAGCTTGTCAAAGGCGACCTCGTTTTGCTCGAAGCGGGCGCGGCCGTCCCCGCCGACCTGCGTCTGATGGAAGTGCATTCGCTCAAAATAGAAGAAGCGGGCCTGACGGGTGAATCACAACCCGTGGATAAAACAACCGACCCACTTGACGACAAATCGCTGCCTTTGGGCGATCGTACCAACATGGCTTTCAGCGGCACCAACGTCACCAACGGACGAGCGCAGGGCGTCGTAGTGGCCACGGGTATGGACACAGAGCTGGGTAAAATAGCGGGGATGTTGCAGGAAGAAGGCAGTGAAACACCCCTTCAAAAAAGAATGGGCGATTTTGGCCGACGACTGACCATTATCATCCTGCTCCTCTGCGGGGTGCTGTTTTTGGCAGGGTATCTGCGAGGCGAAGAAATCGGCAACATGCTACTTACATCCATTTCGCTCGCGGTTGCTGCCATTCCCGAAGCATTACCCGCCGTCATTACGGTTTCATTGGCGTTGGGCGCAGGCCGTTTGGCCAAACGAAATGCCCTCGTTCGAAAACTATACGCGGTCGAAACCCTCGGCTCCGTCACCTACATCTGCACCGACAAAACGGGCACATTGACCAAAAACAAAATGGAAGTGGTGGATCTTTGGGTGACCAATGAAGCCGACCAAATGCGCATGGTGCAGGCAATGGCCCTTAATCAGGACGTAAAAAAACAGGACAACATCCTCACCGGCGACCCTACCGAAGTAGCCATCTTGAACTACGCGCAAACACAGGAGTCTTTTGACAAACAATGGCGGAAGAAAAACAAACGCGTGCATGAATTACCCTTTGATTCGGACCGCAAGGCCATGACCACCATTCACGAATACGACGGTAAATTTTTGGTTATTTCCAAAGGTGCGGCCGAATCCATCGCCCAAATCAGCATCGGCGACGACACAGTTATCAAAGAACAAGAAGAACGCATGGCCCAAGAAGGAATGCGCGTTTTGGGGTTTGCCACCAAAGTATTGGACGCGTTACCCGCCGACATTACCATTGAAACCATCGAAAAAGACCTTGATTTTTTGGGGCTGGTCGGCCTGATTGACCCACCCCGCGAAGAAGCAAAAAAAGCCATCCATGAATGTAAATCGGCAGGAATTGTGCCAGTGATGATTACTGGTGACCACCCGCTCACGGCGGCGAGCATCGCCCGCGAAATCGGCATTCTGGACAACGATCAACAAAAGGTAATCACGGGCAAAGAACTGGCCGCCATGAGCGAAAGGAAATTTGCCAAAGAAGTGCTGGATATTCGAGTGTACGCGCGCGTGTCGCCCGAACAAAAACTAAACATCGTTAAAGCCCTTCAGAATCGCGACCAGTTTGTGTCCATGACGGGCGACGGCGTCAACGACGCGCCTTCGCTCAAACGCGCCAACATCGGCATTGCCATGGGAATAACGGGCACCGACGTGACCAAAGAGGCCGCGCACATGATTCTGTTAGACGATAATTTTGCCACCATCATCAAAGCCGTCCGCGAAGGTCGCCGCATTTACGACAATATCACCAAATTCATTAAGTACATCATGACCGGCAACGCCGCCGAAATCTGGAGCATCTTTTTGGCTCCGCTCATTGGCTTGCCCATTCCGTTGTTGCCCGTTCATATTTTATGGGTCAACTTGGTAACGGATGGTTTGCCGGCCTTGGCGCTGGCCGCAGAGCCTGCCGAAAAAGGCATTATGAGTCACCCGCCACGCGACCCAAAAGAAAGCATTTTTGCCAAAGGAGTAGGCCGACACATCATCTGGGTGGGTATATTGGTGGGATTACTGACCGTTGGCACGCAGTGGTACGAAATCAATTCAGGCGCTGACCACTGGCAAACGATTGTGTTTACGGTGCTGTGTCTGAGTCAACTTTGGCACGTGATGGCCGTGCGGAGTCATAAAGAATCACTTTTTAGCCAAGGTTTATTAGGTAACAAAACCCTGCTCGGTGCGGTGTTGTTGACGATTGCGTTGCAGATGGCGGTGATTTACGTGCCGTTCCTGAATAATTTCTTTCATACCCAACCCCTTACATTGGAAGAATTAGCCGTTGCCTTTGGCGTATCAAGCATCACCTTTTGGGCCGTAGAAGTGGAAAAAACCTTTAAACGAAATAAAAAGTAA
- a CDS encoding DEAD/DEAH box helicase → MAYFKGLIIESLTALRKEASSAVRQRGNDIFRSGGVKIASFDGDYYAAKFNVESQSSPQKYEVELSSMDDTDAIECYCSCPSEVYPCKHGVAAAYALENFLSEGSEKTKPTIHDLKKIIIDITDSSRQIEPQKLVFHKPTLHRMTDTTVVLRSLDDQQIQNNVPLSFWASRRHYLEVKPVEQGKGYERFELFVRKKGANTVLITRLEKFKYHFSCTCQQELRTPLCEHMMGVLVWLKQQRGLYALELLKNWEREKDALLAKYGYTSGDNLVGKFDFKINHYGELELVLLDKSIQPIAGVQWGNVFKSTLPIKSASPFVPAENAKDKPVFVYLLEHFTTKELPFFRLEVGKGFLNPKTGKVAHFARINWTDKERPAADATDLEIMNSSRLLGQEFMHETLRQRGFKLSTSSWNIKYTEEIIDAALEITGKVLEKLFPLLVGHAVRVNQKISSNSTGTAVMVSETPLDLHFQLSRTEQETILEAFVKHGNETLIPFQELTDLETYWLALLPGDLLCRFRSAAAAKVARHFFELGGAIRLRSVRDDAFFNGFVIPLADQFSVEFDKNQAISQTDLEWQEGRVYLKEADDNLLIVPVFVYTTEDGDEIELPRDFRQARVNAYNNTVQIQRRDRDSEETFVQFLQKQHPAFEHQTDEYFYLPSEQVLEAGWLFQFYEALNQYGTKLFGFNNLKKFRYNPNKATFKIRNSSGIDWFDLQVEVSFGDQSVALADVRKAILKKQNYVELKDGSYGLLPEEWVAQYAQLFRFGKVDEKKGVLRLSKQHFTILERYKEFIENPKLLEELDEKREKLLNFTEIKKIKLPKNITATLRPYQEEGYKWLHFLDEFGWGGCLADDMGLGKTLQMLTFLQEQKNRNPKGVHLVVVPKTLIFNWQAEAAKFCPELTLYVHTGPQRTKNAKVFNRYDIILSTYGSVRSDIELLSNFRFHYVVLDEAQAIKNPDSMISKAVKLLNAQNRLTMTGTPVENNTFDLYSQFDFLNPGFLGHEDFFRTEYATLIDKYQDKSRAAELRRLIYPFMLKRTKEEVAKDLPEKTETVLYCEMDKRQRKVYNAFRDKYRDMIAGKMAEVGREQASFLILEGLLKLRQICDSPALLSDDEDYGQESVKLAEIVREIEENASHHKIVIFSQFLKMLDLIRQKLERDRIPYEYLDGKTQDRAERVNRFQGDDECRVFLMSLKAGGVGLNLTEADYVYLVDPWWNPAVEQQAIDRVHRIGQTKRVFAYRMICKDTVEEKIVQLQDRKRALADDLVSTEAGFLKKLTQDDILGLFS, encoded by the coding sequence ATGGCTTATTTTAAAGGATTAATCATAGAAAGTTTGACCGCTTTGCGAAAAGAAGCTTCAAGTGCTGTTCGTCAACGCGGAAATGATATTTTTAGAAGTGGAGGAGTAAAAATTGCGAGTTTTGACGGAGACTATTACGCGGCAAAGTTTAACGTTGAAAGTCAATCGAGTCCGCAGAAATACGAGGTGGAACTGTCGAGCATGGATGATACCGATGCCATTGAATGTTACTGTAGTTGTCCTTCTGAGGTATATCCCTGTAAGCACGGCGTAGCGGCGGCCTACGCCCTAGAGAATTTTCTAAGTGAAGGCTCAGAAAAAACCAAGCCCACGATTCATGATCTTAAAAAAATAATTATTGACATCACGGATTCGTCGCGGCAGATAGAGCCCCAAAAACTCGTGTTTCATAAGCCCACCCTGCACCGAATGACGGATACAACGGTGGTTTTACGGAGCCTCGACGACCAGCAGATTCAGAACAACGTACCGCTTTCTTTTTGGGCAAGTCGCCGTCATTATTTAGAAGTAAAGCCTGTAGAGCAGGGCAAAGGCTATGAACGTTTTGAGCTCTTTGTCCGTAAAAAAGGCGCAAACACGGTGCTTATCACCCGATTGGAGAAGTTTAAGTACCATTTTTCGTGTACTTGTCAGCAGGAACTTCGTACGCCGCTTTGTGAGCACATGATGGGTGTCTTGGTGTGGCTCAAGCAACAGCGCGGGCTGTATGCGCTCGAATTGCTGAAGAATTGGGAGCGCGAAAAAGATGCATTGTTGGCCAAATATGGCTATACTTCGGGAGATAACTTGGTCGGAAAATTTGACTTCAAGATCAATCATTACGGCGAATTAGAACTGGTCTTGCTGGACAAAAGCATTCAACCGATTGCGGGGGTGCAGTGGGGAAATGTCTTCAAAAGTACCCTGCCCATCAAGTCTGCCAGTCCTTTTGTACCCGCCGAAAATGCCAAAGATAAGCCCGTTTTTGTGTACTTATTGGAACATTTTACGACGAAAGAACTTCCTTTTTTCAGGCTGGAAGTAGGCAAAGGGTTCTTGAATCCTAAAACGGGAAAAGTGGCCCATTTTGCCCGCATCAACTGGACCGATAAAGAACGTCCCGCCGCCGATGCCACCGATTTGGAGATCATGAATTCTAGTCGGTTATTAGGGCAAGAATTTATGCATGAAACCCTGCGTCAGCGTGGGTTCAAGCTCTCCACTTCTTCTTGGAACATTAAATACACCGAAGAAATCATTGATGCCGCCCTCGAAATCACGGGTAAAGTGCTGGAAAAATTGTTTCCGTTGCTGGTCGGTCATGCCGTGCGGGTCAATCAAAAAATTAGTTCCAACAGCACTGGAACGGCCGTAATGGTCAGCGAAACCCCGCTAGACTTGCATTTTCAGCTTTCTCGAACCGAACAAGAAACCATTCTGGAAGCATTCGTTAAACACGGCAATGAAACCTTGATCCCGTTTCAGGAGCTTACTGATTTGGAAACATACTGGTTGGCACTGCTGCCCGGTGATTTACTTTGTCGTTTTCGTTCGGCGGCGGCGGCCAAAGTGGCCCGTCATTTTTTTGAACTGGGTGGGGCCATTCGCCTGCGTTCGGTGCGGGATGATGCGTTTTTTAACGGCTTTGTGATTCCGTTGGCCGACCAGTTTTCGGTTGAATTTGATAAAAATCAGGCCATTTCGCAGACTGACCTCGAATGGCAAGAGGGAAGGGTGTACCTTAAAGAAGCCGACGATAACTTACTGATTGTGCCCGTTTTTGTGTACACAACCGAAGACGGAGACGAGATAGAACTACCCCGAGATTTTCGGCAGGCGCGGGTCAATGCCTACAACAATACCGTGCAGATTCAACGCCGGGACCGAGATTCTGAAGAAACTTTTGTGCAGTTTTTGCAAAAGCAACATCCTGCTTTTGAGCACCAAACCGACGAATATTTTTACCTGCCCTCCGAGCAGGTGTTGGAAGCGGGCTGGCTGTTTCAGTTTTATGAAGCCCTAAATCAGTACGGTACCAAGCTTTTTGGGTTTAATAACCTCAAAAAATTCCGTTATAACCCCAACAAGGCAACCTTCAAAATCCGTAACTCCTCGGGGATTGACTGGTTTGATTTGCAAGTAGAAGTCTCGTTTGGCGACCAGTCGGTGGCGCTGGCAGACGTGCGGAAGGCCATTCTGAAAAAGCAAAATTACGTCGAACTCAAAGACGGTTCGTACGGACTGCTACCCGAAGAATGGGTGGCGCAATATGCGCAGTTGTTTCGGTTTGGAAAAGTGGACGAGAAGAAAGGCGTGTTGCGGCTTTCTAAACAACATTTTACGATTTTGGAACGCTACAAAGAGTTTATCGAGAATCCAAAATTGCTTGAAGAACTCGACGAGAAGCGCGAAAAATTGTTAAATTTTACCGAAATTAAAAAAATAAAACTGCCCAAAAACATCACCGCTACTCTGCGACCGTACCAAGAAGAAGGCTACAAATGGCTACACTTTTTGGATGAATTTGGTTGGGGCGGTTGTTTGGCCGACGATATGGGGCTGGGCAAAACCCTGCAAATGCTGACGTTTTTGCAGGAACAAAAAAATCGAAATCCCAAAGGAGTACACTTGGTAGTGGTGCCTAAAACGCTGATATTCAACTGGCAGGCCGAGGCGGCAAAGTTTTGTCCCGAACTGACGCTCTACGTACATACGGGGCCGCAACGCACCAAAAATGCGAAGGTATTTAATCGGTACGATATTATCCTTTCAACGTATGGTTCGGTCCGTTCAGACATTGAATTGTTGAGCAACTTTCGGTTTCATTACGTGGTGTTGGATGAGGCACAGGCCATCAAAAATCCCGATTCGATGATTTCTAAGGCGGTCAAACTTCTCAACGCCCAAAATCGCCTGACCATGACGGGGACACCCGTTGAAAACAATACCTTTGACCTGTATTCACAGTTTGATTTCTTGAATCCGGGCTTTTTGGGGCACGAAGATTTTTTCCGGACAGAATACGCCACCTTGATTGATAAATATCAGGACAAGAGCCGGGCGGCGGAGCTACGCCGTTTGATTTATCCTTTTATGCTCAAACGCACCAAGGAGGAAGTAGCCAAAGACCTTCCCGAAAAGACGGAAACGGTGCTGTATTGCGAGATGGACAAGCGCCAACGCAAAGTCTACAATGCGTTTCGGGATAAATACCGCGACATGATTGCGGGCAAAATGGCGGAAGTTGGGCGAGAACAGGCGTCGTTTTTGATTTTGGAAGGTTTGCTGAAGCTCCGCCAAATCTGCGACTCCCCAGCCTTGCTTTCCGACGACGAAGACTACGGGCAAGAATCGGTCAAACTGGCCGAAATTGTGCGCGAAATTGAAGAGAATGCCTCCCACCACAAGATTGTGATTTTCAGTCAGTTTCTGAAAATGCTTGATTTGATTCGCCAAAAACTCGAACGCGACCGCATTCCGTACGAATACCTCGATGGCAAAACGCAGGACCGCGCCGAACGGGTGAATCGTTTTCAGGGAGACGATGAATGCCGCGTGTTTTTGATGAGCCTCAAAGCGGGTGGGGTAGGACTCAACCTGACCGAAGCCGACTATGTATACCTCGTAGACCCGTGGTGGAACCCCGCCGTGGAGCAGCAGGCCATCGACCGCGTACACCGCATTGGCCAAACCAAGCGCGTTTTTGCGTACCGAATGATTTGTAAAGATACGGTAGAAGAAAAAATCGTGCAGTTGCAAGACCGCAAGCGCGCCCTCGCCGACGATCTCGTGTCGACCGAAGCGGGCTTCCTGAAAAAACTGACGCAAGATGATATTTTGGGGCTGTTCAGTTGA
- a CDS encoding SGNH/GDSL hydrolase family protein, whose product MKRFFRYLKLSFFALPLLAAQQDKPLRVIFFGDSITQAGVRPGGYIVKLGEMLEKQNLKSKYELIGAGIGGNKIYDLYLRMEDDVLSKKPDVVIIYIGVNDVWHKASHGTGTDPDKFVKFYEAILKKLQAANIRVALCTPAAIGERTDFSNQQDGDLNQYSQMIRNLAKKNGLPLIDLRKAFLDYNLKNNPNNEEKNILTTDRVHLNEVGNQFVADEMWKVLKGM is encoded by the coding sequence ATGAAAAGATTTTTTCGTTACCTCAAACTTAGCTTTTTTGCCCTTCCTCTACTCGCAGCTCAGCAGGATAAACCCCTGAGGGTCATTTTCTTCGGAGATTCTATCACCCAGGCCGGAGTTCGCCCAGGCGGCTATATCGTGAAATTGGGCGAAATGCTCGAAAAACAAAACCTCAAAAGCAAATATGAACTCATTGGCGCGGGTATCGGCGGTAACAAAATTTATGACCTTTACCTACGCATGGAAGACGATGTACTGTCGAAAAAACCAGACGTGGTTATCATTTACATTGGCGTAAATGACGTGTGGCACAAAGCATCGCACGGAACAGGTACTGACCCGGATAAGTTTGTGAAGTTTTACGAAGCCATCTTGAAGAAATTGCAGGCGGCCAATATCCGCGTAGCCCTTTGCACCCCTGCTGCCATTGGTGAGCGCACCGATTTCTCCAATCAGCAAGATGGCGACCTTAATCAGTATTCCCAAATGATTCGGAATTTGGCCAAGAAAAACGGCCTACCGCTGATTGATTTGCGCAAAGCATTTCTTGACTATAACCTCAAAAATAACCCTAACAACGAGGAGAAAAATATCCTTACTACCGACCGAGTTCACCTAAATGAGGTTGGTAATCAGTTTGTTGCGGACGAGATGTGGAAAGTACTTAAAGGGATGTAA
- a CDS encoding zinc-binding dehydrogenase codes for MSSGKLMVFNGPGEEMQLQHRELPELATGEVLIRNLYTTICGSDLHTFCGLRKENTPTILGHEIVGKVVKINESHSGKDYAGNTLKVGDIVTWSIFSADPDSEMSAQGMPQKTVGVFKYGHATVTEKDAFHGGLAEYCVLKPHTAILKIPDNVSLPVAATLNCAVATVAGALRLAGTVKGKTVLITGSGLLGMVCAAMCKDAGAKKIITADIAASRLQQSLAFGVDETCLLTPTSGGENESVLTSLYSKIEVVFDMSGSPEAMEEGVATLAVGGVAVWVGAVFRQRKVMVDAEQIIRRLITLKGLHNYNYDDFVYAVDFMHRNAQRFPFEQIVGKEFSLNEAEQAFEYALKNKPLRVGIRIQEL; via the coding sequence ATGAGTTCAGGGAAATTGATGGTTTTTAACGGCCCGGGTGAGGAGATGCAGTTGCAGCACCGTGAGCTGCCTGAGTTGGCGACGGGAGAAGTATTGATTCGAAACTTATACACCACCATTTGCGGTAGCGACTTGCATACCTTTTGTGGGTTGAGAAAAGAAAACACCCCGACCATTTTGGGGCATGAGATTGTGGGGAAAGTGGTAAAAATAAACGAAAGCCATTCGGGGAAAGACTACGCGGGGAATACATTAAAAGTAGGCGATATTGTGACGTGGAGCATTTTTTCGGCCGACCCTGACTCGGAAATGTCGGCGCAGGGGATGCCGCAAAAAACGGTAGGAGTGTTTAAGTACGGCCACGCAACGGTCACCGAAAAAGACGCTTTTCACGGCGGATTGGCCGAATATTGTGTGCTAAAACCCCATACCGCTATCCTCAAAATTCCTGATAATGTGTCGCTTCCCGTGGCGGCTACGCTCAATTGCGCGGTGGCGACGGTTGCAGGAGCGTTACGACTTGCGGGAACGGTAAAAGGCAAAACGGTGCTGATTACGGGTAGCGGCTTGTTGGGAATGGTTTGCGCGGCGATGTGCAAAGATGCGGGTGCCAAAAAAATAATCACGGCCGACATTGCGGCGAGCCGTTTGCAACAATCCTTGGCTTTTGGCGTAGATGAAACTTGCTTGTTGACGCCCACGTCAGGGGGTGAAAATGAAAGCGTTTTAACTTCTCTTTATTCAAAAATTGAGGTGGTGTTTGATATGAGTGGCTCACCAGAGGCGATGGAAGAAGGTGTAGCTACTCTGGCCGTGGGTGGCGTGGCTGTTTGGGTAGGAGCGGTGTTTCGTCAACGGAAAGTAATGGTGGATGCCGAGCAAATCATTCGTCGGTTAATTACCCTCAAAGGATTGCACAACTACAATTACGATGATTTTGTGTACGCCGTTGATTTTATGCATCGAAACGCACAACGTTTCCCATTTGAGCAGATTGTGGGGAAGGAGTTTTCTCTGAATGAAGCGGAACAAGCCTTTGAATACGCCTTGAAAAACAAGCCATTACGCGTCGGGATTCGAATACAAGAGCTGTAA